One region of Deinococcus peraridilitoris DSM 19664 genomic DNA includes:
- a CDS encoding IS4 family transposase, whose product MTAHDAALLDPTSLAELLKRHSPFLRIYTLRRVADVGCALILAQSTRHVRLAPHLPGAASLEAKKRRVERCLQDEQLDAEVFLCLLISLLPPGKLMLALDRTNWEHGEADLNLLVLGVVLEGFTLPLVWTALPHGGSSNTAARERLVAKLLKHLPAKRIKVLVADREFLGGDWFSFLRKRKIKRCIRIRLDTKVDDLRVDAAYKHVQPGQVVGLLEKANVYGNVMQVVVTRTKDGELFALATDLKIWEARTAYQLRFSVECTFAALKSRGLGLEESHMTKANRLERLFGLLTLAFACCLRVGVWRNGLKPIRRKKHGRRAVSVFRYGWELLVNALRWALPDFQTYLALLSQPFPALGATGGEGVMY is encoded by the coding sequence GTGACCGCCCACGATGCCGCTCTGCTCGATCCTACCAGCCTCGCTGAACTCCTCAAACGTCACTCGCCGTTCTTGCGCATCTACACGCTCAGGAGAGTGGCCGATGTGGGCTGCGCCCTGATCCTTGCTCAATCCACCCGCCACGTCCGCCTCGCCCCGCACCTTCCTGGAGCTGCCTCGTTGGAAGCAAAGAAACGCCGGGTAGAACGCTGTCTCCAGGACGAACAACTGGATGCAGAAGTCTTCCTGTGCTTATTAATCTCCCTGCTTCCACCCGGCAAGCTGATGTTGGCCTTGGACCGCACGAACTGGGAACACGGCGAGGCCGACCTGAACCTGCTGGTGCTCGGCGTCGTGCTCGAAGGCTTCACCCTGCCACTGGTCTGGACTGCGCTTCCACACGGAGGAAGCAGCAACACAGCAGCACGGGAACGACTGGTGGCCAAGCTGCTCAAGCACCTCCCAGCCAAGCGCATCAAGGTGCTGGTGGCCGATAGAGAATTCCTGGGTGGGGATTGGTTCTCGTTCCTGCGGAAACGCAAGATCAAGCGTTGTATTCGCATTCGGCTCGACACCAAAGTCGATGACCTGCGCGTGGACGCAGCGTACAAGCACGTGCAGCCGGGCCAGGTGGTGGGGTTGTTGGAGAAAGCCAATGTGTACGGCAACGTCATGCAGGTGGTCGTCACGCGGACCAAGGACGGGGAGCTGTTCGCTCTCGCCACGGATTTGAAGATCTGGGAAGCGCGCACCGCATACCAGCTCCGCTTCTCGGTGGAATGCACCTTCGCTGCACTGAAGTCACGAGGGCTCGGCTTGGAAGAGAGTCACATGACCAAGGCGAACCGGCTGGAGCGCCTGTTCGGCCTGCTCACCCTCGCCTTCGCCTGCTGTTTGCGTGTGGGTGTATGGAGGAATGGCCTCAAGCCCATCCGTCGGAAAAAGCATGGACGCCGGGCCGTCAGCGTCTTCCGTTATGGCTGGGAACTGCTGGTGAATGCTTTGCGCTGGGCCTTACCCGACTTCCAGACTTACCTCGCTCTCCTCAGCCAACCTTTTCCCGCTCTAGGAGCCACTGGAGGCGAAGGTGTTATGTACTGA
- a CDS encoding HAD hydrolase-like protein produces the protein MISHVVFDFDGTLADSPHLVVELYNEVARKQGFGEMTPENLHLLRGLSVRERSKQLGVPMHRLPGLMVQVARAYRAVTSRVALHDGVPELLRELRGRGMRVCVLSTNNEENIRDVLRRYDLEAMVSRVYCSNRIFGKASLLRRLMHHESVPADQLVYVGDEQRDVDACREVGVQVIAVSWGVDTLTRLQDARPDWLVHTPEGISRVVATPHKAMV, from the coding sequence ATGATTTCACATGTGGTTTTTGATTTCGACGGTACCCTCGCCGACTCTCCGCACCTGGTGGTCGAGCTGTACAACGAAGTGGCCAGAAAGCAGGGCTTCGGCGAAATGACCCCGGAGAACCTCCATCTGCTGCGCGGCCTGAGCGTGCGTGAACGCAGCAAACAGCTGGGCGTGCCCATGCACCGCCTGCCTGGCCTGATGGTGCAGGTCGCGCGCGCCTATCGCGCGGTCACCTCGCGCGTCGCATTGCACGACGGCGTTCCGGAGTTGCTGCGAGAGTTACGCGGCAGGGGTATGCGGGTCTGTGTGCTGTCCACCAACAACGAGGAGAACATCCGCGATGTGCTGCGCCGCTACGACCTCGAAGCGATGGTGTCACGCGTGTATTGCAGTAACCGCATCTTCGGCAAGGCGAGCCTGCTGCGGCGCCTGATGCACCACGAGAGCGTGCCGGCAGACCAGTTGGTGTACGTCGGCGACGAGCAGCGCGACGTGGACGCCTGCCGTGAGGTGGGCGTGCAGGTCATCGCGGTCAGCTGGGGAGTCGACACGCTCACGCGTCTGCAAGACGCCCGACCGGACTGGCTCGTGCACACTCCCGAAGGCATCTCGCGAGTCGTGGCCACGCCTCACAAGGCCATGGTGTGA
- a CDS encoding transposase → MVLGKVKRKGPGQPRFRLKKLVGDKGYSSPSLRNMLHRRGIKSVIPTKSNQDRQDDFDKELYRERNKVERAINRIKWHRRVATRYEKLACMYGGMILLACILEWL, encoded by the coding sequence GTGGTGCTGGGCAAAGTGAAGCGCAAGGGCCCCGGGCAACCGCGCTTTCGGCTGAAGAAGTTGGTGGGTGACAAGGGCTACAGCTCTCCCAGCTTGAGGAACATGCTGCACCGCCGTGGCATCAAGTCGGTCATCCCCACCAAAAGCAATCAGGACAGGCAGGATGACTTCGACAAGGAGTTGTACCGGGAGCGCAACAAAGTCGAGCGGGCCATCAACCGCATCAAATGGCATCGCCGGGTGGCCACCAGGTATGAGAAGCTCGCCTGCATGTACGGAGGAATGATCCTCCTTGCCTGTATCCTCGAATGGCTCTAA
- a CDS encoding heavy metal translocating P-type ATPase: protein MRFKVEHSGPGRLRVSSNSPFGPAARKVLRERLLDLPGVTRVTVYKYGSGLVLEYSGSRAALLNALQRLEVLDLCQDSSDIGIAPEERELFDVFYEAALRRALTHTLLPPVVRAPITLIKSLAFIPPALRALRQRRLTVEVLDATAIVVSQLMGDFSTASSIIFLLNLGEDLQGWVETRSRERLEGSLSFLSHSAWVITESGGLKETAIEDVRVGDHVSVTSGRAIPLDGEVLRGRGMVNESTLTGEPLAVHKTVGDAVYASTVVENGELILRVTSLATENRISQIVRLMTGGEDFKSPRQRLNQTRADALVAYNFLGAAITYALTRSVTQALLFLLVDISCVLKISTPIVVMTAMRQMGDQQVLIKGGRFVEEFSQMDTFVFDKTGTLTTTRPLVMDLLIFGGFSRQEVIRYAACLEEHHYHPIGHAVVEQAERENIPHAEMHGELTYIVSHGIRSEIDSKRTVIGSRHFVIEDEGVPITAEQEAVIAEQAQRYNLLYFSIDQQLAGVFCIDTPLRPNARQVMDTLRAQGKHLVMLTGDQQARAGELAAELGIEEVHAEVFPEDKHLFVQQQQQLGRRVVMVGDGINDSAALHAADIAVVMAESADLAQQVADVVILSNDLGALTELGHISRSLEQRLTGLYTGIIGVNGGLLALALFNVLPGNLLALLHNASTIGFSLYGLGDLHVERPAFPNEGESLPASEMR from the coding sequence GTGCGTTTTAAGGTTGAACACAGCGGGCCGGGCCGTTTAAGAGTTTCGTCGAACTCTCCCTTCGGCCCGGCGGCCCGCAAGGTCTTACGCGAACGGCTGCTGGACTTGCCAGGCGTCACGCGCGTGACGGTCTACAAGTACGGCAGCGGTCTGGTTCTCGAATACAGTGGCTCACGCGCCGCTCTCCTGAACGCGCTGCAACGCCTGGAAGTGCTGGACCTCTGCCAGGATTCCAGCGATATTGGCATCGCGCCGGAAGAACGCGAACTGTTCGACGTGTTCTACGAGGCGGCGCTGCGCCGGGCACTGACGCACACGCTGCTGCCGCCTGTCGTGCGCGCCCCGATCACGTTGATCAAATCGTTGGCCTTCATTCCTCCCGCCCTGCGCGCCCTGCGTCAGCGCCGTCTGACCGTGGAAGTACTGGACGCCACCGCCATTGTCGTCTCGCAACTAATGGGCGACTTCTCCACCGCGTCCTCCATTATCTTCCTGTTGAATCTGGGCGAGGATCTGCAAGGGTGGGTAGAAACCCGTTCGCGAGAGCGACTGGAGGGCAGCCTGTCGTTCCTCAGCCACAGCGCCTGGGTCATCACCGAGAGCGGCGGGCTGAAAGAAACGGCTATCGAAGACGTGCGGGTGGGAGACCACGTTAGTGTCACGTCAGGCCGGGCCATTCCACTGGACGGGGAGGTGCTGCGTGGGCGCGGGATGGTCAACGAATCTACCCTGACGGGCGAGCCGCTGGCGGTGCATAAGACGGTGGGCGATGCCGTGTACGCCAGCACTGTGGTGGAAAATGGCGAACTGATCCTGCGCGTCACCAGCCTCGCCACCGAGAACCGCATCAGCCAGATCGTGCGCCTGATGACCGGGGGTGAGGATTTCAAGTCCCCGCGCCAGCGCCTCAATCAGACCCGCGCCGACGCGCTGGTGGCCTACAACTTCCTGGGGGCCGCCATCACCTATGCCCTAACGCGCAGCGTGACCCAGGCGCTGCTGTTCCTGCTGGTGGATATCTCGTGCGTCCTCAAGATTTCGACACCCATCGTGGTGATGACCGCCATGCGACAGATGGGCGATCAGCAGGTTCTGATCAAGGGCGGGCGCTTCGTCGAGGAATTCTCGCAGATGGACACCTTCGTCTTCGATAAGACCGGCACGCTGACCACCACGCGCCCGCTGGTGATGGACCTGCTGATCTTCGGAGGCTTCTCGCGTCAGGAGGTCATTCGGTACGCGGCGTGCCTGGAAGAACACCATTACCACCCCATCGGCCACGCGGTGGTGGAGCAGGCCGAGCGCGAGAACATCCCGCACGCTGAGATGCACGGCGAACTGACGTACATCGTGTCGCACGGCATCCGGTCGGAGATCGACAGCAAGCGCACCGTGATCGGCAGCCGCCATTTTGTGATCGAGGACGAGGGTGTGCCAATCACAGCGGAGCAGGAGGCGGTCATCGCCGAGCAGGCCCAGCGGTACAACCTGCTGTACTTCAGCATCGATCAGCAGTTGGCGGGTGTCTTCTGCATTGATACGCCGCTGCGCCCGAATGCCCGGCAGGTCATGGACACGTTGCGGGCGCAGGGCAAGCATCTGGTGATGCTGACGGGGGATCAGCAGGCCCGTGCCGGGGAACTGGCTGCCGAACTGGGCATCGAGGAAGTCCACGCTGAGGTCTTCCCCGAAGACAAGCACCTTTTTGTGCAACAGCAGCAGCAACTGGGCCGCCGGGTGGTCATGGTGGGCGACGGCATCAACGACAGCGCGGCCCTGCACGCCGCCGACATCGCCGTGGTGATGGCCGAATCCGCTGATCTGGCGCAGCAGGTGGCCGACGTGGTGATCCTGTCCAACGATCTGGGCGCACTGACCGAGCTGGGCCACATAAGCCGGAGCCTGGAACAGCGGCTGACCGGGCTGTATACGGGGATCATCGGCGTGAACGGCGGGTTGCTGGCGCTGGCGCTGTTCAACGTGCTGCCCGGAAACCTGCTGGCCCTGCTGCATAATGCCTCCACCATCGGTTTCTCGCTGTACGGCCTGGGAGATCTACACGTGGAGCGGCCCGCGTTCCCGAATGAGGGGGAGTCGCTGCCAGCATCTGAAATGCGCTAG
- a CDS encoding histidine kinase N-terminal 7TM domain-containing diguanylate cyclase produces the protein MIYSLSLSALLPLLAITVSLLMIGQMAHRLAHVVPRTFFIMLLANSVWLAGDSLAFLAVDPETRWFWIRAQFLGILTLPVAWLVFIDRTLCPKQPELSGARPLVLLLIPAFILALIWTNGSSGLVWSSVSFADGQIRLERGLLFWLGVAGYPNLIGFWGVYRLLMSLRVVRGQKRGQVLILLYGAALVLISDLTYLVGVRIMGGVNLTPIAFSVTLIPIVWGMARYGLLRAAPVAHRHVVDHLPEAVIVVDREGTIIDLNTRAQEFLGSARSVLMDRELREVFPHWFPFTEGTSKEWRTTDGAVWEITSSTVRSDSGRPVGQVIMLRDITDRIEQHALTERLAFQDALTGLGNRRAFDEQLEKVLERTKNNGESFAVVMIDLDGMKLVNDREGHARGDALLKSFGAALESSFRAEDQLFRLGGDEFAAFMARPREGIRNLVDARVSAALAKVREGGFPCVSASAGVACWPEDGLDVTVVKVADERMYADKAMRRQKKSRVS, from the coding sequence ATGATCTACTCTCTATCGCTGTCCGCCCTTTTGCCTCTGTTGGCCATTACCGTCTCTCTCTTGATGATCGGGCAGATGGCACACCGACTCGCGCATGTCGTGCCACGGACCTTTTTCATTATGCTGCTTGCCAACAGTGTATGGCTGGCAGGGGACTCACTAGCCTTCCTCGCCGTTGATCCGGAGACCCGCTGGTTTTGGATTCGCGCTCAGTTCCTTGGCATCCTCACTCTCCCGGTGGCGTGGCTCGTGTTCATAGACCGCACCCTGTGTCCAAAGCAACCGGAACTTTCCGGTGCCCGCCCTCTTGTGCTCTTGCTGATTCCAGCTTTCATACTCGCACTGATCTGGACGAATGGGTCAAGTGGCCTCGTATGGTCCAGCGTTTCCTTCGCCGACGGTCAGATACGCCTCGAGCGTGGTCTTCTGTTCTGGCTCGGAGTCGCTGGCTACCCGAACCTCATCGGGTTCTGGGGTGTGTACCGGCTGCTCATGTCGTTGCGTGTCGTTCGAGGTCAGAAACGCGGGCAAGTGCTGATACTACTGTACGGGGCTGCGCTGGTCCTGATCAGTGATCTCACGTACCTGGTCGGCGTTCGTATTATGGGCGGCGTCAACCTCACGCCAATTGCTTTCTCAGTGACTTTAATCCCGATCGTATGGGGGATGGCGCGCTACGGGCTGCTACGAGCTGCACCGGTCGCACATCGTCACGTTGTCGATCATCTGCCTGAAGCAGTGATTGTCGTGGATCGCGAAGGTACGATCATTGACCTCAACACAAGGGCACAGGAATTCCTGGGCTCAGCGCGTTCGGTTTTGATGGATCGGGAACTGCGGGAGGTCTTCCCGCACTGGTTTCCGTTCACCGAGGGTACATCAAAGGAATGGCGCACGACCGACGGGGCCGTGTGGGAGATCACATCCTCTACTGTACGGTCAGATAGCGGTCGCCCTGTCGGGCAGGTCATCATGCTGCGGGACATCACGGACCGTATAGAGCAGCACGCGCTGACAGAACGTCTTGCCTTTCAGGACGCCCTGACCGGGCTTGGGAACCGCCGTGCCTTTGACGAGCAACTCGAGAAGGTCCTCGAACGCACGAAGAACAATGGCGAGTCTTTTGCAGTGGTGATGATTGATCTGGATGGCATGAAGCTCGTCAATGATCGCGAGGGGCACGCCCGTGGTGACGCTCTGCTGAAGTCGTTTGGAGCAGCGCTCGAGTCGTCGTTTCGTGCTGAGGATCAATTGTTTCGGCTCGGTGGGGATGAGTTCGCGGCATTCATGGCTCGGCCCAGAGAAGGAATCCGTAACTTGGTGGATGCCCGGGTGAGTGCCGCCTTGGCCAAGGTTCGGGAAGGTGGCTTTCCATGCGTATCGGCCAGTGCCGGTGTTGCCTGCTGGCCTGAAGATGGTCTTGATGTGACGGTCGTTAAAGTTGCAGACGAACGCATGTACGCCGACAAGGCCATGCGGCGGCAGAAGAAAAGTCGTGTCAGCTGA
- a CDS encoding DUF6110 family protein, with amino-acid sequence MSDHEQKVKVEIPKIKIIAPDGGNDGAAYSGGAGQRRHAPQLQMAPTTRSFLGGLLVGTVGLKLLGSRDAKRLYAHLIAGGMKIKDTLDTSVEGVRASYDDVMADARSIYEKDRREQKSREYADLSGDGENNAPDLVDAELVEARAMQPKKTAPASNKGDAEDTGSQ; translated from the coding sequence ATGTCGGATCACGAGCAGAAAGTTAAAGTTGAGATACCCAAAATCAAGATCATTGCCCCAGATGGTGGAAACGATGGCGCAGCCTACAGTGGGGGCGCAGGTCAGCGTCGCCACGCACCACAGCTCCAGATGGCCCCCACCACCCGCAGCTTTCTGGGCGGTCTGCTTGTCGGGACCGTGGGCCTCAAGCTGCTGGGCAGCCGCGATGCCAAGCGGCTGTACGCCCACCTGATCGCCGGGGGTATGAAGATTAAGGACACCCTGGACACGTCCGTCGAGGGCGTGCGCGCCTCCTACGACGATGTGATGGCTGACGCCCGCAGCATCTACGAAAAAGACCGCAGAGAGCAGAAAAGCCGCGAGTATGCAGACCTGAGCGGAGATGGCGAGAACAACGCCCCCGATCTCGTGGACGCCGAACTGGTGGAAGCGAGGGCCATGCAGCCGAAAAAAACTGCTCCAGCCAGCAACAAGGGAGACGCCGAGGACACCGGCAGCCAGTGA